The following are from one region of the Mauremys mutica isolate MM-2020 ecotype Southern chromosome 22, ASM2049712v1, whole genome shotgun sequence genome:
- the LOC123354636 gene encoding anomalous homeobox protein-like, whose amino-acid sequence MKRFMALLSKNENKDPPQAKLLDLAGQLCGDVQSVSPSLEKLVEAMMGCKLQEYFLTNISVVRACVLVLIHRGQHDTACRLLECCRVKEKEELVQLWNEIHYHKDMEKHHTDSLTSVQKFRCRKRNPPPVSLCPEGTTNRNYPEKVRQTLHRFAATVTMYPNMDQRDTLAQDTNLKPSQVYNWFANYRRRQGAQLRWLEELISSTDEEPSTRQAKHQPDSGSFIPQSAGIGSEQKEFNTLKPCGLGWKQSAVGLDYSADGTFSTLLESSFLQSSALQEMSSTKTSVTPVNMEEPAAFCTKAEHSISFSSATMETGQTSSYTATDPWLENFVLCSCGSLPFQTKHLDTRQLASSAEGVSGKSSQGPTWSLGTAGVRASMSRVPGGGCIEASSESISHQADLELESFVLREGQLGSLEAILPHSWPGACSSCQD is encoded by the exons ATGAAGCGGTTCATGGCGCTGCTTAGTAAGAATGAAAACAAGGACCCTCCACAGGCCAAGCTGCTGGATCTAGCAGGACAACTCTGTGGCGATGTTCAGAGCGTGTCTCCCAGCCTGGAGAAGCTGGTTGAGGCAATGATGGGGTGCAAGCTTCAGGAATATTTCCTCACCAACATCAGTGTAGTCCGAGCCTGTGTGCTTGTCCTTATCCACAGGGGACAGCATGACACAGCCTGCAGACTCCTGGAG TGTTGCAGGGTGAAAGAGAAGGAGGAGCTGGTGCAACTTTGGAATGAGATCCACTACCACAAAGACATGGAGAAACACCACACAGATTCCCTGACATCGGTGCAGAAGTTCCGGTGCAGGAAGAG GAATCCTCCACCAGTTTCCCTCTGTCCTGAAGGCACAACGAATCGAAACTATCCAGAAAAAGTGCGCCAAACGCTGCACAGATTTGCTGCAACGGTGACAATGTATCCAAACATGGATCAGCGG GACACTTTGGCTCAGGATACGAACTTGAAGCCAAGTCAGGTCTATAACTGGTTTGCCAATTACCGTCGTCGTCAAGGAGCGCAGCTCAGGTGGCTGGAAGAGCTCATCAGTTCAACCGATGAGGAGCCTTCAACTCGCCAAGCAAAACATCAGCCTGATAGTGGATCCTTCATTCCACAATCTGCAG GCATTGGCTCTGAACAGAAAGAGTTTAATACCCTCAAGCCCTGTGGTCTGGGGTGGAAGCAATCAGCTGTGGGTCTGGACTATTCTGCTGATGGGACCTTTTCAACGTTGCTGGAATCCAG CTTTCTGCAGAGCAGTGCGTTACAGGAAATGAGCTCAACTAAAACTTCTGTGACCCCTGTCAACATGGAAGAGCCAGCAGCTTTCTGCACTAAGGCTGAGCACAGCATAAGCTTTAGTTCTGCCACCATGGAGACCGGACAGACATCAAGTTACACTGCCACTGACCCCTGGCTGGAGAACTTTGTCCTGTGCTCCTGTGGCTCGCTTCCCTTCCAAACCAAACATCTGGACACAAGGCAGCTAGCTTCCAGTGCAGAAGGAGTCTCCGGCAAGAGCAGCCAGGGTCCCACGTGGAGCCTTGGTACAGCAG GTGTCAGAGCTTCTATGAGCAGGGTCCCTGGAGGTGGCTGTATTGAGGCCAGTTCAGAAAGCATCAGTCACCAGGCAGATTTAGAGCTTGAAAGTTTCGTGCTTAGAGAAGGACAGCTAGGGTCCCTGGAAGCCATTCTTCCCCACAG TTGGCCTGGTGCCTGCAGCTCATGCCAGGACTAG